Within the Populus trichocarpa isolate Nisqually-1 chromosome 14, P.trichocarpa_v4.1, whole genome shotgun sequence genome, the region tttcatcttcttctttgaattaattaaaattacaacaagAAAGGCAAAAATTGATCCTAGATTCTATCTAGAAATCAACAATAAAGATAGAAAGAGAGAACGGGCATCATTCTTACATTTGAAATAGAAGAAAGGTAGAGGCAAAATGCAGATATTTGTGAAAACTCTAACAGGGAAGACAGTAACCCTCGAGGttgaataaaacaacaacattgACAATGTCAAAACCAAAATCGAAGACGAAGAAGGtacctcttctttctttctaaaaatcCAATTGATGTGTTAATTTGAAGATTGGGGTTGTAAGGGAGTTTGAGAAAGTGATTGAAGGTGTTgttctttcaaaatttaattttttttatttaaaattaatatttttttattttaaaattgttttaatgtgttgatattaaaaataattttttaaaaataaaaataatattattttaaaatacttctaaataaaaaataaaaaataattattagcaAATTCTCAAACCTGCTCTTAGTTAAAACTGCTTAAGTCCATGATGTAATGAAACaagattttggtatttttgagaTTGTAATAGTAATTGgaattcaaagtatttttttatttttaaaaagttattttaaaattaacacattaaaaccatataaaaacataaattttttttaataaaaataaaattttaaatttttttttaaaaataacatttcaacCACGTTACCAAATCAGCTTCCTGTCTGTGGATTATTAGGCTGGTGATCCAAATATTACCCAACTTGGCCTGCACTGCAGATCACTTCTTGGGCTCTCGTTAGATGCGCCAACACGACGCATGCCACCCATGCTTGACCGTTGGGCGGTTCTCCTCCCTTTCAAGATTTATTATCGTCTTATcctaaaaatgaagaaataaaccctaaacacctGTTTTTATCTGATCATCCAACCACCCGGGTAAGGTAATTTGAATTCCTTtcgcttttctttttatttactgCAAAATTAGGGCTcttctatctctctctcaacaATTACTGCTACTGGAATTAAATCAAAGAGAATGAGAGATTAGGTTTTCTCTGCTTTGTTATTTGCAATTTCAAAATTCACTACATTCCTagttattttcatgtttatattttaatggCCTCTGTCACCGCCTCCTGGCTCTCACTTGTTTCATAGCCGCATCTTTGATGTTTCCCTATCTATCTCTTCTgcaattaatttctttcttctttttttggtaattGCAAGCATTTGttcgttatttttttccagGTTACCTAAAGCCCCCCccacccccaaaaaaaaaaaaaaaaaatcttgttcgAGCACAGAAGATTGGACCAAGGCCGGGGCGATCACATCACAAAAATGGTACTGGCagttctttttttgaaaataaaatgctattctttttacttaatgtaattttattagatgatttattaattactgaatgaaaaaagaaaagaaaagaaaaggattgatGTAGTATTTGTCCACTAACTGCCTTTTTtgggattatatatatatattttaggcaACACTAGCTGATTCTTTCCTTGCAGACCTTGATGAGTTATCCGACAATGATGCTAATATTGTTGTAAGTACCATTTGTATctctttttttgtgtattttatattcttttttgtttgtttgtttgttagaGAATTAAACTTGTAGTTTAgttgtttgttaattttgttggaTACTTTTTGTAGGAGGAAGATGATGTTGAGGCAGGAAACATGGAAGAAGATGTCGATGGAGACTTGGCAGACATTGAAGCTCTTAATTATGATGATTTGGATACTGTGTCAAAACTTCAGAAAACACAACGATATAATGATATAATGCAGGTTATTATTCTATCCATTATATTTACTTTTACTGCTGCCTCCCTGCATCCTTGTTGGTTTGGCTAAATGGTATGAACTTCTGGTCTGTTTATTCTATGCATGCTTTTATTGGCTTAAATGTTTCtactttttccttttattagtTATTGGAGGCTTCtgtataagaaataaaattcatgttggtgctcttttttttcaagtttttttgatCAATCACTTATTCTCTTCAGGCTACATTTGTGATTTGACTTAATTTGATTCTGTGTTTAGTAAACCTGATGTTGCAGCTATTTTGTTGTTTAAATGGCAGAAAGTGGAAGATGCACTTGAGAAGGGCTCAGGTGTCCAAGATCATGGAATGGTATTGGAAGATGATCCTGAGTATCAGCTAATAGTGAACTGCAATGTATTGTCAGTTGACATCGAGAATGAAATTGTTATCATCCACAATTTTATTCGTGACAAGTACCGGCTGAAATTTCCGGAGCTTGAATCACTTGTGCATCACCCAATTGATTATGCTCGTGTTGTGAAAAAGATTGGAAATGAGATGGATTTGACCCTTGTTGATATGGAAGGGCTTTTACCCGCAGCTATCAGAATGGTGATTTCTGTGACTGCATCCACAACAAGTGGCAAACCACTTCCTGAAGAAGTCCTTCAAAAGACTATTGAAGCATGTGATCGAGCTCTTGCTCTTGATTCAGCAAAGAAAAAGGTCCTTGATTTTGTAGAAACTAGAATGGGTTACATTGCCCCAAATCTTTCTGCTATTGTTGGTAGTGCTGTTGCTGCAAAACTTATGGGAACTGCTGGTGGTCTCACAGCCTTGGCCAAGATGCCTGCCTGCAATGTTCAGCTTCTTGGTGCCAAGAAGAAGAACCTTGCAGGGTTTTCTACTGCAACATCTCAATTTCGTGTAGGTTTTATAGAGCAAACAGAGGTGTTTCAGTCCACACCACCTTCTCTTAGAATGCGGGCTGGTCGACTCTTGGCCGCAAAATCAACACTTGCTGCACGAGTAGATTCTACCAGAGGAGATCCATCAGGAAACACTGGAAGGGCCCTTAGGGAAGAAATTCGCAAGAAAATAGAGAAGTGGCAAGAGCCTCCTCCTGCAAAGCAACCTAAACCGCTTCCAGTTCCTGATTCTGAgcctaaaaaaaagagaggtggGCGGCGCCTGAGGAAGATGAAGGAAAGGTAGTGCAggtttttattgctatatatttgtTAGGCGAAATTTCCTTTGAATTCTGGGTAATCTCGTAATGCATGAATTTCCAGATATGCGATAACAGACATGAGGAAGCTTGCCAATAGGATGCAATTTGGGGTACCTGAAGAGAGTTCTTTGGGTATATTCATCTCTTTAACCTGTTGAGATTCTGAAATAGTTGTGAATATTAGAGAGCTTTCCTTTTAATGTCCATTGTCATAGATCtagtatatattttaatttctttcttatgGCTTGCAAATCTTGACATTAAGGTGATGGACTGGGGGAAGGTTATGGTATGCTTGGTCAGGCTGGGAATGGCAAGCTGCGTGTATCAATTGGTCAGAGCAAACTCGCAGCAAAAGTTGCTAAGAAGTAAGCCCTTTTcagttattgtaattttttattcttttttacagAAAAGCTGCGATTTTATGAGTTTCAAAGTTATTCTCTAATCTTTAAACTGtggcttggaaaaaaaatcagttaactTGTTTGCATTCTCTCTCAACCATTCATGGCCTTGTTGTTTTTAGATTCAAGGAGAAGCGTTATGGAAGCAGCAGCGGTGCTACTTCTGGCCTCACCTCAAGTCTGGCATTTACACCTGTTCAGGTTTGTAGTAATTTGTTGTCTCTTTGTTTATGAATTGCTTCTGTTAATGCTAATTTGAATAGCAACTTCCAAGTTGGTGTGCTGGTACCGATGACAAAGATTTACTAATGGACGCAAAGTATTTAGCTCGAACAAGAAGCAAATTTTATCCTCAAACTTACCATGAACACAATAGCTGACCTTCAGACCTTGTATAATAGTTTCTGGGTTTTAAGTTCTTGGAATATCTTGTCTAATATAAGATTTTATGAGTTTACATGGggaattttatccttttaagaatttatagtttatatacGTGGTTGAACTGTTTAAAATAATCAAGCAATATATGGCTTTgactttatctttaaaaaaataaatcaagttttgaatcattttagaAGTAGAAATCTGTTCTTTCACGTTGATCCTGTGAAACACTTGTGGCTAGATGTGCCTTTGAAATCTATTGCTGTTTCAAAGAGCAGTTAGGTGATGATGCTGTGTTTTCAGAACATTGCTTCTTAGATTTGATATTCTATGGTATCCACTTGTCATCATGCCAAGTATAAGAagtcatttgtattttttttctgggcATTAGGTTCTCGTGGTCATAGGGAATGGGGGTTAAGGTTGAATCTACCTATATCAGAGAATTCAAGAATGTACAGTAGTCAGAAAAACTGTTTGAATTTCACATCCTCATGTACCATAACATCTCACTAAAATATGTTTCATTTCACATCGAAAGTTGAGGGTTGTGCTCATGGTCTTATTCAATTAAGATTTGGCAGGAAAATTTTTTCATATGCCTTTTGAACTTTTCACCACTAGAAATTTTCAAGTTATGCTTTACTAGAAGTCAATCAATCTGAAAAGAGGGTTTACATAACAAATCCGAGCTCATAAAATAGTGGATAAGTTGCTCGTTCTTTTGAtgtgttttcaaatttttttccctGTATATCCTTCTGCTTAGCGCTTACTACAATGGTCATCCTGTTTTGACAGGGGATTGAGCTCTCAAATCCGCAATCTCATGCACACCAACTTGGCAGTGGAACGCAAAGCACGTACTTTTCTGAGAATGGAACATTTTCGAAGATCAAAAGGACCTGATGAtgcaaaatcttattttatggATTATGAGTTTTTGACTACCAGTAGTTATGTTTATAACATGAGGGATTGTCTTGAATCTCAAAATCACTTAGTtggatatgatatttttaatgttgtcTCTTATTTGAATGTATTGTATTTCTTActcattttcattataaaatagaatttaCAGCAATGATAACAACTTCAGGTATCATTTATCGTATATGCACCAAAATGTGTACATCATTGCCGAGTTTTACTCCTGGCTCAAGAAATTTACataaactttcttttgttttttgcctGCTTTGATTTGTCAATACTGTATATTGATGTTGCTAGTCAGATTTAAGCAGTATTTCATGTCTGGTCTAGAGAGAGTAAAGAGATTGATTCACTGACGTAAGTTTTGCTTTATGATCGTTGATGAAAAGACTTGTAGTTTGAATTTGAGTTTCCGAAAGAACGACTTGTCTTTTCACAATACCAAACTGGAGAAGAAATACTACATATACATGATACACAATGATTACACACAGAAAATGCACAGGTGTAACAGAAACGGTAAGTTTCCAGGAGAAATCAATTTTATCAACCAGGTCTAAATCCTACCTTCTACCTTTTCCTATTTTTCTGAGAGGTTAGGCATTATTGTTCGAAATGTTGGCCGTAACCTGGGTTCATGTTAGGGCCAGCAGCATCAGGGACCCCATGATTAGGCCATCAACATCCACCAGGAGTAAAAGCTTTTGTCACATACATCCTGTGGAGAAAAGCTCTTGTGGATGAACAATCATCAATGGTGTTCGGATCTGCCTTTCaactgaaatttttaaaaattttaattttgttttgtcttaaattaatttttttaatgtttt harbors:
- the LOC7492800 gene encoding U4/U6 small nuclear ribonucleoprotein Prp31 homolog; the protein is MATLADSFLADLDELSDNDANIVEEDDVEAGNMEEDVDGDLADIEALNYDDLDTVSKLQKTQRYNDIMQKVEDALEKGSGVQDHGMVLEDDPEYQLIVNCNVLSVDIENEIVIIHNFIRDKYRLKFPELESLVHHPIDYARVVKKIGNEMDLTLVDMEGLLPAAIRMVISVTASTTSGKPLPEEVLQKTIEACDRALALDSAKKKVLDFVETRMGYIAPNLSAIVGSAVAAKLMGTAGGLTALAKMPACNVQLLGAKKKNLAGFSTATSQFRVGFIEQTEVFQSTPPSLRMRAGRLLAAKSTLAARVDSTRGDPSGNTGRALREEIRKKIEKWQEPPPAKQPKPLPVPDSEPKKKRGGRRLRKMKERYAITDMRKLANRMQFGVPEESSLGDGLGEGYGMLGQAGNGKLRVSIGQSKLAAKVAKKFKEKRYGSSSGATSGLTSSLAFTPVQGIELSNPQSHAHQLGSGTQSTYFSENGTFSKIKRT